tttatttattaaattattttgtcttaTAACACAAGCTGTTTACAAAGAGAAATAACTTTCTTGTTTTGTAGGTTATTTAAAGATATTCTTCAATTTGattttcagcaatttatttatttgtggtatGGTTGCTTATTGGTATGCCaagtttcaaatgaaatgaatttaaaatatttaggttaTATTAAATTACCAGTGAATAATAttagtcaaataaatataaatttttattgttccttGCAAATGTTAATCTAACCTTTCATCACTGCTTTAAATCAACTTAATTCTGCATTAGTTTAAAttgttacttataattttttacttagcaAATTTGACTGATATCCCTTACTAAGGGATATCAGAATTATATTGTGCTATTTAGCACAATATAATTgatgttatgaaaaaattttaccaaaagatTTTTCTAACAATTCagtatgggtggaaaattaatcGTTTCATCCCAGACATAATATGAATCTTTCAGTCATGAGATTAGAGAATGTTGGCAATGTCTTTAACTTGTCAGTCAAATTGTTTATGCTGAATATCTTAAATTCATGGTTAGATAGTTCCAGATTATTGTAATCAGctatgttaatttcatttaatcatttGCTTTTAAgctgtgaataataaaaaatttgaacttgAGCTAGGCTTGAATTATAACATATCATTAATTGGAATAATTGTTGTAAGAAGTCTGTTCTTAATCATTATCATGAAACTATAATTATTGGTGGTGCTTGAGTGACGATAGaaaatgagtaattatttatgaagtgaaaataaaattttatttggttaccaGGTTAACAGTGGGTGTTTGACCCACTGCAGTAACTCTAACATCAAAGAAATCCTTCTTGATCACCTTGCctgatgtattattaaatatataatcctgGGAATCACATTATTTTCTGACTGGTGattgacaaaataattatttcacagagaattttcataaaactttattagccTATTTCTGATGAACTTGCACAAGCTGTTTACTCAAggtgatctttttttaaatctcaatgtaaatgtaataatcgAATgacattgttaatattatatagcTGTTTATGTGAATCCCTATGGCTCCAAGAGCTAGAACCTAACAGTCAATGTTTTGGATTCATATTAAGAGACATGTCTTCTATCATAGGAATCCTGtaggttttgatttaattaatgtacTCAGATAAGTTACAATGGTATTATATTAAGTTACAATATGCAGATTGTTACAGGAAGACAGGTAAAGGAaaactatgtattttttaattaattgtttataacatataatttttttaaatgtaaatgtatcaGTATAAAAGAACAGATAACTGCTGTAgcaattctgttttaatattccTTCCAAGAACTACTCAGAATTGATgtcagaaaattgtttaataagaagtggtaaattttataaataagagcCTGTTGACATCATTGTCGTTTTGatgtaacaagaaataaaaagaatctagtaataaaatttagtaatttttgctTTAGCAAAGCTTTTGTTGCTATGTATCATCATAATTTCACTACATTTTTACAGCAACATTCCTTTTTAATGGcattaatcattttcatttattctatttttgctcaaaagataaaaattgccATTGAACTGAATACCAACTCGTATTAATTTTCCTACTTCAAAATCCTCCAGGAAGCTGAAAGTGGCCATtaggtattttataaatattatttcactggcaaattttgaataataaaacttacaagaGAAGGAAGATTAGAAGGAATTCAATCACTCACAGTAAAATCTCTATATTTCCAATTAATTGAGTGATGAACTCTAATAAAGAAAAGTGAATTGCTTccagatacaaaaattaaaatgccaGAAATTTTAGTAATCTGTAATAGTTCGGAATGTGGGAAATACATCACTCAGCATTTTTCCATTATTACTGTTAATCTTAGATTGGATTGTAATGGGTTGACTGTAACTTCAAGGGTTCCAGATAGTAATTTGATACAAAATATCTgatgtagttaatttaaattttacaaattgtgaATGAGTTCTTATCCTAATAACATCAATCATTGATGTTTTCTACCATAATAGCACAGGTCTATATCGTTGGACTAATCACCTTCACGGTTTATGAAGTAATTCAGTGAAATAAGAGAGCATTACAATCTGGGTAAAAAGGATAATTAGTACATGATTTATCTAACTGAGAAGTATCAGAGAGAGAAATtggcattaaataaaaatggtaagtAAAGACAGATGTATGGAAAAATGGGCATAGGCCTAAGTACAGTGCTGGAAAGTTGAGAGGCTGGGTAAAGGAGAAGAATAATCACTACTGGTTACAAAGAGGTTCACCATACAACAGTAACTAGTAGAATCAAAATACTATTCATATGACTGTCAAATATCTCCTGAACCCTCTAGTGATTAGAAATTTTGTGAGGATATAATATGCATATTTCTGTTTATCTAAGGcacatatatttcattatatatatatatacacacacatacataaaactTACACATTTGCACACGAccacgaatatatttttttttaaattgtcaggaCTTGCGtgtgaaatttcttattttaacggtaagaactaatatttacaaaagatcaccccaaaataaatcatttttaaataaaataataacatgtaaTTATATTATGGCAACAGATTTAATTTCCCAATAAATTTTAGGGAAATATCAATTGAACCGAATTTTTACTTAACTAATGACCAATAACAGATATGACATAAGATTATAACCGCGTTTAAATTGTGCGTAAACAGTGAACTTTGGAATGTAATTGCTTAACGTATATATGCCTTGTAAATAGTAGTATtgtatgaaaattgttatttttctgtgAAACTCGAGAGGTTTTGCTGTTTTAGATTATCATGTTTCCTAGCCTGTTCCCTGTTTGTTATGAAAGTTATCAGCTGGTACATTGCGAGTTCATgcggtatatttatttttatttagctgcTCAAGTAGGTTATAGGGTTACTTAGTTGTTATTGATATGTATGTGTACGTTcacgtaaattaaatatttattgattgttttgttttaaccgaagtaatttactaatttcaatgaatttctcgttaaaaaaaattaattttcaattcaagAACTGTGCCATTTTTCAAGATATTACGTTACGTTatcatgtaaatttaattgttattcgcAAAGTTTTGGGATTTGGTTTAAGTGATAGTTTTAACGTACGTAATTTCAGTTTCTACAGAAATTCACATAACCTAAATTACAGCAAGGAAATTAATGGAGTGAATCGAGAGGAGCTGACTAGAATGTATTTCAAGCGATTTTACTCAAGAGATTCGTATTTCAGATTAAGTGATTATGATTGTGTGGGTTTTGATTTAGATAACACCATTTGCGAATACAATATAAGTTCTGCTGGAAGACTTGAGTATGACACATTGGCGAAGTTCTTGGTAAATGAAAGAGGTTATgatgaaaagtatttatttaaaccaTTACAATCTAATgatattgattttattcaaaGAGGTCTTATTGTAGATACTCATAGAGGCAATTTATTAAGATTAACCGGTGATGGATTTATTTTTAGAGCTAGTCATggttctaaaatattaaatgatgatgatattaaaaaaatttatggaagTGATAGAAAGTGGTTTGTGACGACAGAGTTTGCACGCAATCCAATTGTGACATGGAATGGGCCTTTATCAAGAAAAATGAGGactttttctgattattttgatATGCCGGCTGCTTTAGCATTATCTCGGTGTATTGATAGTGTGCAGGATAAGTTGGGTGATgatgttgatttttataatatatggaAAGATGTTTTGAAGGGTTTAGTTGATATGTATAATAGGTATAACTTTATGCAAAATGCAGGTGGATATTTTCCTTCTGTAAAGAAAAATCCAgatttgtattacaataaatgtaGGCCTGCTGTTATAAATtggttaaaagaattaaaaaagcacaaagttgtatttttaatcacTGGCTCTAATATTGATTTTGCTTCCCATACTGCATCTTATTGCATTGGTGATAATTGGCgtgattattttgattttgtcgTCTGTTTTTCAAGGAAACCTGGTTTCTTTTTAGGTGGTAGACCATTTGTAAAACTCGATGGTTTTACTGAAATTGATTCAGTTACTAATGATGAGATACAACTCGGTGAAATTTATAGTCAGGGTAATTGGCAGGGATTATATCTCTTGTTATCAAAGGCTACTGGTAAAAGTAAACCTAAGTGTGTTTATATCGGTGATAATCATATTCAGGATGTATTCACACCATCAGAATACACTTGTTGTGATACCATAGCTGTTTGTGAGGAGCTTGGGGCAGAATTATTGCAACATccatctaaaaatatattaaaatcagatttttggGGTTCATATTTTTACTCAGATGACAACATTCCTTCGCTATGgggtaatattattatgaatcattCAAAAATTTGTGTACCTAATTTGGATGTTCTTGCTTTGAAATCTTTGGATTACCAATATAGTACTTTTTCTCGTGGTACTTCTGGATACCACTCTTCTAGTTCatctttagtttttaattgcAAAACTGACAAGCATAaagttagattataaaattatgttcatatttattaagtaaattaatcagttttcaggtaatgttatttattaatcatttatagttataatattttttattaattttaaaatgcaatagtaatataattttgaatattatttatgtatatataaaatttgatacaatAATTGGCATTAGCtagtgaaagttttattttataattttcctagatattaaaacttattcttgTTCTTCAGTCTAGATCTATTTAGAAGATTAATATCTTAAGTTTCTGTTATTTGGTTGTTCAAGTGacattaatgaagaaatatagtTACCGATAACTTGTTTTTGgttatataattagtttatttaatatgaaatcaaaatgttttaaaagatacAGCTTAAATTATTCTCatgatactgttttaaaattatggtaaTCTTTGACTTACATGAAGGTGCAtaagatctataaaaaaatttgtacagcatataacaaatttttttttgttttagtttgtgTTGATTTTCAGCTGTATAACGTTCTTTAAACGTTGCTTCAAATTTAAACCTTGTTAAAAATGTATCACAAAAGatgtaaagaaagtattaaaaaaattttgcatgCCTTAATATcgtgaaattttattaagtctactagttaataaattttgatatatttattaactttatttaaattattttgaattaacttattttttctttcttttttttaattatatttc
This DNA window, taken from Lycorma delicatula isolate Av1 chromosome 7, ASM4794821v1, whole genome shotgun sequence, encodes the following:
- the Nt5a gene encoding 5' nucleotidase A; the encoded protein is MYFKRFYSRDSYFRLSDYDCVGFDLDNTICEYNISSAGRLEYDTLAKFLVNERGYDEKYLFKPLQSNDIDFIQRGLIVDTHRGNLLRLTGDGFIFRASHGSKILNDDDIKKIYGSDRKWFVTTEFARNPIVTWNGPLSRKMRTFSDYFDMPAALALSRCIDSVQDKLGDDVDFYNIWKDVLKGLVDMYNRYNFMQNAGGYFPSVKKNPDLYYNKCRPAVINWLKELKKHKVVFLITGSNIDFASHTASYCIGDNWRDYFDFVVCFSRKPGFFLGGRPFVKLDGFTEIDSVTNDEIQLGEIYSQGNWQGLYLLLSKATGKSKPKCVYIGDNHIQDVFTPSEYTCCDTIAVCEELGAELLQHPSKNILKSDFWGSYFYSDDNIPSLWGNIIMNHSKICVPNLDVLALKSLDYQYSTFSRGTSGYHSSSSSLVFNCKTDKHKVRL